The sequence AATTATGATATAATTCTAATTGTGGTATCATTCTAAACTTGTAAAATAAATTTTCAAAAGAGGAGGTTGTAAAATAACAAACTCAGAAATTAATTATTTTTTAGTTTCTATTTCAAATAGGGAAAATCTTGAATTATGTAAGAAATATACTTTGGCGGGGTTTACAAATAGTATTAACGGATTTTGGACATATTCTGATATAAGCATAGGAGACTATATCTCTTTTCTTTATGGTGCTAGAATAAAAGATTTGTATCGTGTTACTAAAAAAGTAGCTTATAAAAACGCAGAAAACTTGCCTCCTTGGCCTTCAATAAAATTTAGAAATTCAGGTAATACGTATTATTTTCCTTTCAGATTGCATTTAGAAAAAGTAAGAGATTTGGATGAACCGTTAGTAAAAGCCGAATTTGCATATGTGGCTGAAAATCTGTTACTAAGAGGTGGATATAAAAAAACTCACTTTCAAGCAGATTTAACGACACTTCATAATGTTTCTACTATGGGAAGAATGAATAAAATAGTTCCAGAGCCATTAGAAATACTTTCTGAAACATTTACACCAAAAATAGTTTTTAATAAAAAAACTAAGAAAATTCCTTTTGAATTTCCTTTCCATGAATTTATTCTTCAATCATTAGTGCGTAAAAAAATAAAAGATTTCTTGTTAAAAGAAGTATTAGAAAATTTT comes from Thermosipho affectus and encodes:
- a CDS encoding endonuclease NucS domain-containing protein: MAGFTNSINGFWTYSDISIGDYISFLYGARIKDLYRVTKKVAYKNAENLPPWPSIKFRNSGNTYYFPFRLHLEKVRDLDEPLVKAEFAYVAENLLLRGGYKKTHFQADLTTLHNVSTMGRMNKIVPEPLEILSETFTPKIVFNKKTKKIPFEFPFHEFILQSLVRKKIKDFLLKEVLENFSKNLSVDDFEVLGEKALPEGFVDIFIKLKYPIATNRYVLVEIKTKRANTNDIEQLHNYLKQIGKEVIGGVLIAKDFPKAKILKSDIMYVKYCFKNLDVNNAYSFEELLKMLSFTII